The following proteins are co-located in the Silene latifolia isolate original U9 population chromosome 1, ASM4854445v1, whole genome shotgun sequence genome:
- the LOC141657334 gene encoding uncharacterized protein LOC141657334, with the protein MVFVRGDVPSVLAVQHALASFASISGLHANVDKTQIYFGGVVQEVRAAILTSTGFSEGSFPFHYLGLPLGPSRYSVSMFDSLILKIQTKLQHWSAKSLTYAGKAQLLDAVIFGIENFWCSSVLLPKNVLHQIWKFSNGSNSLWVNWHKKYVLKTYTIWSLTSKDQFSSSFKGILAARDVFLTKTGSPQAAEGFIVPSHRVAALLAAQRKLAIVDNLQHRGFQLVSRCSLCKQDLDTHQHLFFSCPFSKAVWTALVQWQHLTLSHLDLLDLMQWSYGSQNGWVAAWFRTTLAAATYGIWMERNRCIFMNQEGIVQTVVNRVKYNVAVHLYMNPRFSKFVSQLSD; encoded by the exons atgGTGTTTGTTCGTGGGGATGTGCCATCAGTGTTGGCTGTGCAGCATGCCTTAGCTTCCTTTGCTTCTATTTCTGGTCTCCATGCTAATGTGGATAAAACTCAAATTTATTTTGGTGGAGTAGTTCAGGAGGTTAGAGCTGCCATTCTGACTTCTACTGGTTTTTCTGAAGGAAGCTTTCCCTTTCATTATCTGGGGTTGCCTCTTGGTCCTTCTAGGTATTCAGTGAGTATGTTTGATTCTTTGATTCTTAAGATCCAGACCAAGTTGCAGCATTGGTCAGCTAAGTCTCTTACTTATGCTGGTAAGGCTCAACTTTTGGATGCTGTCATCTTTGGAATTGAGAACTTTTGGTGTTCTAGTGTTCTTTTGCCTAAAAATGTGTTACATCAG ATTTGGAAGTTCTCTAATGGTTCCAATAGTCTGTGGGTTAACTGGCATAAGAAGTATGTTCTGAAAACTTATACCATTTGGTCTCTTACTTCTAAAGATCAGTTTTCCTCTAGTTTTAAAGGAATTTTGGCTGCCAGGGATGTCTTTCTCACTAAAACTGGATCTCCCCAAGCTGCAGAGGGCTT CATTGTCCCTAGTCATAGGGTGGCTGCTCTTCTTGCTGCTCAAAGAAAGTTGGCAATAGTTGATAATCTTCAGCATAGAGGTTTCCAACTTGTTAGCAGGTGTAGTCTTTGTAAGCAAGATTTGGACACTCACCAGCATTTGTTTTTCAGCTGCCCATTTTCTAAAGCAGTCTGGACAGCTTTGGTTCAGTGGCAGCATTTAACTCTCAGTCATTTAGACTTACTTGATCTAATGCAATGGAGTTATGGTTCCCAGAATGGATGGGTAGCAGCTTGGTTTCGAACTACTCTAGCTGCTGCTACTTATGGCATTTGGATGGAGAGAAATAGGTGCATCTTTATGAATCAAGAAGGAATAGTTCAAACAGTGGTGAATAGAGTTAAGTATAATGTTGCAGTCCATTTGTATATGAATCCTAGATTTTCCAAATTTGTTTCGCAACTTAGTGATTAG